A portion of the Trichoplusia ni isolate ovarian cell line Hi5 chromosome 12, tn1, whole genome shotgun sequence genome contains these proteins:
- the LOC113499301 gene encoding small glutamine-rich tetratricopeptide repeat-containing protein alpha-like has translation MSDIKIVAVSIVNFLKKQLEGDSLSVDSRESVEVGVQCIETAFELGPEDAARSVDLLQLVRQSLNTNPQSARAEAERLKNEGNEFMKSDRHKEALEKYTRAIELDYSNPVYFCNRAAVHFKLGEHEAAVADCTAALGLQPDYAKAHSRLGLALTALERHREARAAYARALQLEPDNETYRQNLALTDEQLAQRGERAQLDLGGLLQNPALLTMATEMLSDPNMQNLISGLMTTGGGVANGVPGAGPGGMNALLEAGQVLAQHMQSANPELVEQLRRQVRPPGPNPPQQ, from the coding sequence ATGTCGGATATAAAAATAGTCGCAGTGAGCATcgtaaactttttaaaaaagcaattagaGGGTGACTCTCTTAGCGTGGATTCACGCGAGAGCGTCGAGGTCGGCGTGCAGTGTATTGAGACCGCTTTCGAACTAGGACCTGAAGATGCAGCAAGAAGCGTTGACTTACTGCAGTTAGTGCGGCAGTCGCTCAACACGAATCCCCAGTCGGCCCGAGCTGAAGCAGAGCGTCTTAAGAATGAAGGCAACGAGTTCATGAAGAGCGATCGCCATAAGGAGGCTCTCGAGAAATATACCCGCGCCATAGAATTAGACTATTCCAATCCCGTCTACTTCTGTAATCGCGCTGCCGTCCATTTCAAGCTAGGCGAGCACGAAGCGGCCGTAGCCGACTGCACTGCGGCATTGGGGCTACAACCTGACTACGCCAAAGCTCACAGCCGCCTCGGACTGGCGCTAACCGCACTAGAACGCCATCGTGAAGCTCGTGCGGCCTACGCGCGCGCTCTGCAGCTCGAGCCAGACAACGAGACGTACCGCCAGAACCTGGCACTGACCGACGAGCAGCTGGCACAGCGCGGCGAACGCGCCCAGCTAGACCTGGGCGGTCTGTTGCAAAACCCCGCCCTACTCACTATGGCCACAGAGATGCTTTCTGACCCTAATATGCAAAACTTAATCTCTGGACTTATGACTACTGGTGGTGGTGTGGCCAACGGCGTCCCGGGAGCAGGCCCAGGGGGTATGAACGCGCTGCTGGAGGCGGGGCAAGTTCTCGCACAACACATGCAGTCTGCCAATCCTGAGCTGGTCGAGCAGCTGAGACGTCAGGTGCGCCCCCCCGGCCCTAACCCTCCGCAACAATGA
- the LOC113499376 gene encoding actin-related protein 10, with protein sequence MALYEGIALIQEKQAVVLDLGTDYTKFGFTGEAAPRCIVRSEFWSAAERRVRRLHDYATPDELYDNLVHMLHLLYFRHVLVNPKERKVVVVESLLTPTLFRETLAKVLFTHYEVSGVIWADSPRLCALTLGTPAALVINIGAKEAEVAAVVHSCVVLQALVAQPLGAHAVHAELARLLDEDNGATLDLPDDVIEDIKVKTCFVSPLERALQWGSESPPRAARSVRYSCGARGSVTVTGRARELAAEPLFARDHELASLPDAVLQSLARCPRDARRALAANVVLAGGGAALPGLRARLAAELRRLRAQPPYAERLHVDEFRFHEPPGHGNALAWLGGAVLGASDAGAARALAREQYAREPRLRDWVCLLDNTPPHHPHRAYLDI encoded by the exons GTTCGGGTTCACCGGCGAGGCGGCGCCGCGCTGCATCGTGCGCTCCGAGTTCTGGAGCGCGGCCGAGCGCCGCGTGCGCCGCCTGCACGACTACGCCACGCCCGACGAGCTCTACGACAACCTCGTGCACATGCTGCATCTGCTCTACTTCAG ACACGTGCTGGTCAACCCGAAGGAGCGCAAGGTGGTGGTAGTGGAGTCGCTACTTACCCCCACATTGTTCCGCGAGACCCTGGCCAAGGTGCTGTTCACACACTATGAG GTGTCAGGCGTGATCTGGGCGGACAGCCCGCGGCTGTGCGCCCTCACGCTGGGCACGCCGGCCGCGCTCGTCATCAACATCGGTGCCAAGGAGGCCGAGGTGGCCGCAG TGGTGCACTCGTGCGTGGTGCTGCAGGCGCTGGTGGCGCAGCCGCTGGGCGCGCACGCCGTACACGCCGAGCTGGCGCGCCTGCTGGACGAGGACAACGGCGCCACGCTCGACCTGCCCGACGACGTCATCGAGGATATCAAAG TGAAGACCTGTTTCGTGAGTCCGCTGGAACGCGCGCTGCAGTGGGGCTCGGAGTCGCCGCCGCGCGCGGCGCGCAGCGTGCGCTACAGCTGCGGCGCGCGCGGCAGCGTCACGGTGACGGGGCGCGCGCGCGAGCTGGCCGCCGAGCCGCTGTTCGCGCGCGACCACGAGCTGGCCTCGCTGCCCGACGCCGTGCTGCAGAGCCTGGCGCGCTGCCCGCGGGACGCGCGCCGCGCGCTGGCCGCCAACGTGGtgctggcgggcggcggcgcggcgctgccCGGCCTGCGCGCGCGCCTGGCCGCCGAGCTGCGCCGCCTGCGCGCCCAGCCGCCCTACGCCGAGCGCCTGCACGTGGACGAGTTCCGCTTCCACGAGCCGCCGGGGCACGGCAACGCGCTGGCGTGGCTCGGCGGCGCCGTGCTGGGCGCCAGCGatgcgggcgcggcgcgggcgctgGCGCGGGAGCAGTACGCGCGCGAGCCGCGCCTGCGCGACTGGGTCTGCCTGCTAGACAACACGCCGCCGCACCACCCCCACCGCGCCTACCTCGACATCTAG